CTTTGACGGTCGCCATTGTTTGAATCGCAAGGTCACTATAAAGAACTGACGCGCCGGGTTTGCCGCTCAACTCCTCGACCACCCACTGCCCCAGCACAGATTCTTCGATCCAGAAGGTGAGGCTTCCCCTAGCCTTCAATCCAGCGTTATACTCTGACCAGTTGCGGATGCGGTATTGAGGTTTCATGGCAGGTTTTATGTGTGATAACTGAAATTTACCATGCCTCTCCTGCCCGCAACCCCTCTTTCATGCAACAACGCCCAACTTGACTATCACCATTCAAGGTTACATACAAATAACGCCCCTC
This genomic window from Synechococcales cyanobacterium T60_A2020_003 contains:
- a CDS encoding transposase; translated protein: MKPQYRIRNWSEYNAGLKARGSLTFWIEESVLGQWVVEELSGKPGASVLYSDLAIQTMATVK